In a single window of the Phocoena sinus isolate mPhoSin1 chromosome 7, mPhoSin1.pri, whole genome shotgun sequence genome:
- the LOC116756782 gene encoding LOW QUALITY PROTEIN: olfactory receptor 6B2-like (The sequence of the model RefSeq protein was modified relative to this genomic sequence to represent the inferred CDS: inserted 1 base in 1 codon), which translates to MANSRSSGAAFEQADVRARPATSGQDRPRWGPPAQGPVGREERRPACAGLGEARDTCGSPGENVTEVSAFTLVGFLTAPAASLFVLVENLAVILTIWGSSSLHRPMHYFPGILSSLEIWYVSDTIPKMLGGFLMQRGRISFIGCMTQLYFFNSLMCTGCVLLASMACDRYQAIMTMGLCVQLVAFAFVSGFAISVIKVYSISSTTFCGSNVLXHVFCDISPILKLARTDFSTAELVGFVLTFSILVFPLMATMLSYGHITLAVPRVPSATGRRRAFSTCASYLTVVTIFYTASIFTYVWPQAMDSRSSNKLISAVYTVLTPVINPLIYCLRNKEFKDALKKALDLGQLSQ; encoded by the exons ATGGCCAACAGCCGTTCTTCCGGCGCCGCCTTTGAACAGGCAGATGTCAGAGCCAGACCGGCTACTTCAGGACAGGACAGGCCACGCTGGGGGCCGCCCGCTCAGGGCCCAGTGGGCAGAGAGGAGCGACGCCCCGCCTGCGCTGGGCTCGGGGAGGCCAGGGACACCTGCGGCTCTCCAG GGGAGAACGTGACCGAGGTCAGCGCCTTCACGCTGGTGGGCTTCCTCACGGCCCCGGCTGCCTCCCTTTTCGTGCTGGTGGAGAACCTGGCCGTCATCCTCACCATCTGGGGCAGCTCCTCCCTCCACAGGCCCATGCACTACTTTCCGGGCATCCTGTCGTCCCTGGAGATCTGGTACGTGTCTGACACCATCCCTAAGATGCTGGGCGGCTTCCTCATGCAGCGGGGACGCATCTCCTTCATTGGCTGCATGACTCAGCTCTACTTCTTCAACTCCCTGATGTGCACCGGGTGTGTGCTCCTGGCCTCCATGGCCTGCGACCGCTACCAAGCCATCATGACCATGGGGCTGTGTGTCCAGCTGGTGGCCTTCGCCTTCGTGAGTGGCTTCGCCATCTCTGTGATCAAGGTCTACTCTATCTCCAGCACCACGTTCTGTGGCTCCAATGTCC AGCACGTCTTCTGTGACATCTCCCCCATCCTCAAGCTGGCCCGCACGGACTTCTCGACCGCCGAGCTGGTCGGCTTTGTCCTGACCTTCAGCATCCTGGTGTTCCCGCTCATGGCCACCATGCTTTCCTACGGACACATCACCCTGGCCGTCCCGCGCGTCCCCTCGGCCACGGGCCGTCGGCGAGCCTTCTCCACCTGCGCCTCCTACCTCACCGTGGTCACCATCTTCTACACGGCCTCGATATTCACGTACGTCTGGCCCCAGGCCATGGATTCCCGGAGCTCCAACAAGCTCATCTCTGCTGTTTACACCGTCCTCACCCCAGTCATCAACCCCTTGATCTACTGTCTGAGGAACAAAGAATTCAAGGATGCTCTGAAAAAGGCTCTGGACTTAGGTCAACTTTCACAGTAG